The Apium graveolens cultivar Ventura chromosome 11, ASM990537v1, whole genome shotgun sequence genome has a window encoding:
- the LOC141698491 gene encoding malonyl-coenzyme A:anthocyanin 3-O-glucoside-6''-O-malonyltransferase-like produces the protein MEGASPVTILEHCGVRPPPNTVAVKSLPLNFFDLIWLTFHPLGRVMFFEFPYSTTHFIQHTVPKLKSSLSLALQHFTPLAGKLSTPSNSKCSTDDFRIRYVDGDSVSVTFAECRGDHDLSHYCGNHARDGNVLKPLVPRLPPGGTCVDACGESCCVAPVFAVQVTVFPHRAICIGMTNSHVVADGRTMFNFVRAWASIAKQVNISDAKHDVIPNYDRSLIKDPHGLATMLVEVLGPLLKQIGHQQKKDIVQDASNIKVRATFSITGTKIQALKKIVSTKRPTLTHVSSFTVVCAYLWTCFAKMRATVWEEVHNLEEAQNFGFAMDCRARLDPPLPASYFGNCLVHCLGVEKGRVMIGDDGLAAAAEVLGNAISLKANSKQGPLHSSDKWMEEFSGALRGEWCMGIAGSPKLDYYNDIEFGWGKPLKFEFVEEALFLSRCKDSKTDLEVGVILPQNEMDVFSNVFTQGLQSLQG, from the exons ATGGAGGGTGCATCCCCGGTAACAATACTCGAACACTGCGGAGTACGTCCGCCGCCTAACACCGTGGCCGTCAAATCATTGCCACTCAATTTCTTCGACTTAATATGGCTCACTTTTCATCCCCTTGGCCGTGTCATGTTCTTTGAGTTTCCATACTCCACCACTCATTTTATACAACACACTGTTCCCAAACTCAAATCTTCATTGTCTCTTGCCCTCCAACACTTCACTCCGTTGGCTGGGAAATTATCAACACCTTCTAATTCTAAATGCAGCACTGATGACTTTCGGATTCGTTACGTGGATGGCGACTCGGTGTCTGTGACATTTGCTGAGTGCAGAGGTGATCATGATCTAAGTCATTATTGTGGAAACCATGCACGTGATGGCAATGTGTTAAAACCTCTTGTTCCTCGTCTTCCGCCGGGAGGTACTTGTGTTGATGCGTGTGGGGAATCATGTTGTGTGGCTCCGGTTTTTGCTGTACAAGTGACTGTGTTTCCTCACAGAGCTATTTGCATTGGAATGACAAACTCCCATGTGGTTGCGGATGGGAGAACTATGTTCAATTTTGTACGTGCTTGGGCTTCGATTGCTAAACAAGTGAATATCTCCGACGCCAAACATGATGTG ATTCCAAATTATGATAGGAGTTTGATCAAAGACCCCCATGGTTTAGCTACTATGCTGGTGGAAGTACTAGGACCACTGCTAAAACAGATTGGACACCAACAGAAGAAGGATATTGTTCAAGATGCTTCTAACATCAAGGTCAGAGCAACATTTTCTATAACCGGAACAAAAATCCAGGCCCTAAAGAAGATAGTATCAACCAAAAGGCCAACCTTAACGCATGTGTCATCATTCACGGTAGTTTGTGCTTACCTTTGGACGTGTTTTGCAAAAATGAGGGCGACTGTCTGGGAAGAAGTGCACAATTTAGAAGAGGCTCAGAACTTTGGGTTTGCGATGGATTGTCGTGCTCGACTGGATCCACCCTTGCCTGCTTCATACTTTGGTAATTGCTTGGTGCATTGCCTTGGAGTGGAAAAAGGCAGGGTAATGATTGGGGATGATGGCCTTGCTGCTGCAGCAGAAGTGTTGGGAAATGCGATTTCTTTGAAGGCCAATAGTAAGCAAGGCCCCTTGCATAGTTCAGATAAATGGATGGAGGAGTTTTCTGGAGCATTGAGAGGGGAATGGTGTATGGGGATTGCTGGTTCCCCCAAGTTGGACTACTACAACGATATTGAATTTGGTTGGGGTAAACCTCTCAAGTTTGAATTCGTGGAAGAGGCGTTATTCTTGTCAAGGTGTAAAGATTCAAAAACAGACCTTGAAGTTGGTGTGATCTTACCTCAAAATGAGATGGATGTTTTCTCAAATGTTTTCACCCAAGGGTTGCAGAGTTTGCAAGGCTAA